In Arachis hypogaea cultivar Tifrunner chromosome 17, arahy.Tifrunner.gnm2.J5K5, whole genome shotgun sequence, a single window of DNA contains:
- the LOC112762545 gene encoding uncharacterized protein: MQNNDNNKEEAERLIGIAEKLLQNRDLNGAKDFAILAQETEPLLETSDQILAIADVLLISDATTTDNTPQWYQILQVDVLHSQDLHVIRSNYRRLALLLHPDKNRFPFAQHAFALVSDAWSVLSDPAQKLAYDASLNRAQGNVSGSVQQEKLPVRRGSDPYSGNFWTACPYCYLMYEYPRVYEGCCLRCQNDNCERSFHGAAVTAMPPLVPGEEKYYCNWGFFPMGFVFESLKSNGNAAPQTVASDCMQQPVPVAVAPAAVDVSGSVGSRKRGRPRRMV, from the coding sequence atgcagaACAACGACAACAACAAAGAAGAAGCTGAACGTCTGATAGGAATCGCAGAGAAGCTTCTACAGAACCGCGACCTCAACGGCGCCAAAGACTTCGCCATCCTCGCCCAAGAAACCGAGCCCCTTCTAGAAACTTCCGACCAGATCCTTGCCATCGCCGACGTCCTCCTCATCTCCGACGCCACCACCACCGATAACACCCCGCAGTGGTACCAAATACTCCAAGTCGACGTGTTACACTCTCAAGACCTCCACGTCATCAGGTCCAACTACCGCAGGCTCGCCCTCCTCCTCCACCCTGACAAGAACCGCTTCCCCTTCGCCCAGCATGCATTCGCCCTCGTTTCCGACGCCTGGTCCGTCTTATCGGACCCGGCCCAAAAACTCGCCTACGATGCGAGTCTGAACCGGGCCCAGGGGAATGTTTCCGGTTCGGTTCAGCAGGAGAAGCTTCCGGTTCGGAGGGGGAGCGATCCTTATTCGGGGAACTTCTGGACGGCGTGTCCGTACTGTTACTTGATGTATGAATACCCTAGGGTTTACGAGGGGTGTTGCTTGAGGTGCCAAAACGACAATTGCGAGAGGTCGTTTCACGGTGCTGCGGTTACTGCTATGCCGCCGTTGGTGCCTGGTGAGGAGAAGTATTATTGCAATTGGGGCTTCTTTCCGATGGGTTTTGTCTTTGAGAGCTTGAAATCCAATGGAAATGCTGCGCCGCAAACGGTGGCTTCCGATTGCATGCAGCAACCGGTGCCAGTTGCGGTGGCGCCTGCGGCGGTTGATGTTTCGGGTAGTGTGGGTTCGCGGAAGCGAGGGAGGCCCCGGAGGATGGTTTGA